A stretch of the Heterodontus francisci isolate sHetFra1 chromosome 10, sHetFra1.hap1, whole genome shotgun sequence genome encodes the following:
- the LOC137374255 gene encoding claudin-14-like, with the protein MAHMGIQIIGFFLGLLGLFGTLVATVSPHWRRTAHVGADIITAMEFMKGLWMECVWQSTGIYQCQVHRSQLALPPDLQAARAMMVISCLLSALATCISIMGMKCTVCFKESSSKNHIAISGGVCYILAGMMCLIPVSWSTNDLIQDFYSPMIPPGTKYEMGEALYIGFVSTSMTLIGGALLCLSCPQQRDDRPYQPQPSFVQDTSQYRLQAVYKGNYPNSQASASHSSYRLHDYV; encoded by the coding sequence ATGGCTCACATGGGAATTCAGATCATTGGTTTTTTTCTCGGCCTCCTTGGCCTATTTGGAACATTAGTTGCCACTGTCTCACCACACTGGCGTAGAACGGCACACGTAGGGGCCGATATCATCACAGCCATGGAGTTCATGAAAGGACTTTGGATGGAATGTGTCTGGCAAAGTACTGGCATCTATCAGTGTCAGGTCCATCGTTCGCAGCTGGCATTGCCCCCAGACCTCCAGGCGGCTCGTGCTATGATGGTAATTTCCTGCTTGCTTTCTGCACTGGccacttgcatttctataatggGTATGAAGTGCACTGTGTGCTTCAAGGAATCTTCATCCAAGAATCATATTGCCATCTCAGGAGGAGTCTGCTACATCCTTGCCGGCATGATGTGCCTcattccagtgtcctggtcaacaaatGATCTAATACAAGACTTCTACAGCCCAATGATTCCACCCGGAACCAAATATGAAATGGGAGAGGCTTTGTACATTGGCTTTGTATCAACGAGCATGACACTCATTGGAGGGGCTCTCCTTTGTCTGTCCTGTCCTCAGCAGAGGGATGACAGGCCCTATCAACCACAGCCTTCATTTGTGCAGGATACATCTCAGTATAGACTACAAGCTGTTTATAAGGGCAACTATCCAAATTCACAAGCATCAGCTTCACATAGCAGTTACCGTTTACATGACTATGTGTGA